The Clostridiales bacterium genome includes a window with the following:
- a CDS encoding M6 family metalloprotease domain-containing protein: MRVKNIFCVGLSLGIMFGLNCTLAASNIERVAPKPDVYNFYKIRDDIGEDKRYIIESFKKKKALSVSNVVNENREKILVIPLEFKDIKFESDDIKRDCENMMEEVKKYYEINSSYQKGKKGITIDYTVTDKVTSEQDMVYYAGAYVSLFKELDETVGIDEMAKEAVSILKESGFEFEEYDNDGDGVIDHIIIVHAGGGKEETPNSDLIWSHRWEIQNNGVSLGRVRALNYTTVPEKSTIGVIVHELGHDFGLPDLYDTFSVSQGVGVWDLMGAGSWNRGVGQNPGECPSNLSAWSREFLGWGDIEEVDESRELTFSNTDGISNIYKIYLKDKYGRKNKNEYYLIEYRRRINYDEGLPGEGILIWHIDNKVIDKKMFINEVNNEIENQGVSLIQADGKFHLNKENEYNFGDAGDPFPGCTQNNIFAAMPYALNFSNKGEYSFIEGKNFIIDGDKAKMYIDVDMGMPNESIKTYAPLDGSAVCEEVVFSFGRVDKCSEYKLQISKDRNFLNPLQYTINASKEKMEVMENKIVFSKYFRDVLDNNTKYYWRVAATNPLTKMKNIKWSNVKDFYYTKGEVIEAPGNFVWEALNNKLNVSWVKEEDVSGYIVLYNGEEIYSDKNIFEGKNELNKCNIRVRSINNGKSSKFSDRLIIPKAEDVCIIAKTIGGGEKDGMLPTDIILMTDKGIFKENGNYNKSTIHISRDTLPYGMKQGSVNRIDDSMVDIELERNDSFVLTEDAKLSIKVSRHLLNGDCDEDVEILVPVLANNKYYIHKMRFSFSGANEGKIVGTRDNMEYSVDGGVTYTNCDNKSTTLTKDDLKKINEIDGIIVREKKEEDKYIYHVINILNNNRKPALVIDHNNKLLRGLTNDMEFSFDGVNWNDNIDELKDIDSLVAVRYKGKGRVKYGESTIYDFRNR, from the coding sequence GTGAGGGTTAAAAATATTTTTTGCGTAGGGTTAAGTTTAGGGATTATGTTTGGGTTAAATTGTACTTTAGCTGCAAGTAATATAGAAAGAGTAGCACCCAAGCCAGATGTTTATAATTTTTATAAAATAAGGGATGATATAGGTGAGGACAAACGGTATATTATAGAGTCATTTAAGAAGAAAAAAGCGTTGAGTGTAAGTAATGTTGTCAATGAAAATCGAGAGAAAATTTTGGTAATACCACTAGAGTTTAAGGATATAAAGTTTGAAAGTGATGATATAAAAAGAGATTGTGAAAATATGATGGAAGAAGTAAAAAAATACTACGAAATAAATTCTAGCTATCAGAAAGGGAAAAAGGGAATAACAATAGATTACACGGTTACAGACAAAGTAACTAGCGAGCAAGATATGGTGTATTATGCAGGTGCATATGTAAGTCTTTTTAAAGAGTTAGATGAAACGGTAGGAATTGATGAAATGGCTAAAGAAGCCGTTAGTATTTTAAAAGAGAGTGGTTTTGAGTTTGAAGAATACGATAATGACGGAGATGGCGTAATTGATCATATAATAATCGTACATGCAGGAGGAGGGAAAGAGGAAACACCAAATTCGGATTTAATATGGTCGCATAGATGGGAGATACAAAATAATGGAGTTAGTTTGGGTAGGGTAAGAGCTTTAAATTATACAACAGTGCCAGAGAAATCCACAATTGGAGTTATAGTTCATGAGTTGGGGCATGATTTTGGATTGCCAGATTTATATGATACATTTAGTGTAAGTCAGGGTGTAGGAGTATGGGATCTTATGGGGGCAGGATCATGGAATAGAGGTGTAGGTCAAAATCCTGGTGAATGTCCATCCAATTTGTCGGCCTGGAGTAGGGAGTTTTTAGGATGGGGCGATATAGAGGAAGTAGATGAAAGCCGAGAGCTAACGTTTAGTAATACTGATGGTATAAGTAATATATATAAGATATATTTAAAAGATAAATATGGTAGGAAAAACAAAAATGAGTATTATCTGATAGAATATAGGAGAAGGATAAATTACGATGAAGGATTACCTGGAGAGGGAATATTAATTTGGCATATTGATAATAAAGTTATTGACAAAAAAATGTTTATAAATGAAGTTAATAATGAAATAGAAAATCAAGGAGTATCGTTGATACAAGCAGATGGTAAGTTTCATTTAAATAAAGAGAATGAATATAATTTTGGCGATGCAGGAGATCCATTTCCGGGATGCACACAAAATAATATTTTTGCTGCGATGCCATATGCACTAAATTTTAGTAACAAAGGAGAGTACAGCTTTATTGAAGGAAAGAACTTTATAATAGATGGAGATAAGGCTAAAATGTATATTGATGTGGATATGGGTATGCCAAATGAATCTATTAAAACATATGCACCGTTGGATGGTAGTGCGGTGTGTGAGGAAGTTGTGTTTTCGTTTGGGCGTGTGGATAAATGTAGTGAATATAAACTGCAGATAAGTAAGGACAGAAATTTTTTAAATCCGCTACAATACACTATAAATGCCAGTAAAGAGAAAATGGAAGTGATGGAGAATAAAATTGTTTTTAGTAAATATTTTAGAGATGTATTAGATAATAATACAAAATATTATTGGAGAGTGGCTGCGACTAATCCACTTACAAAAATGAAAAATATAAAATGGAGTAATGTAAAGGATTTTTATTATACAAAAGGTGAAGTAATAGAAGCGCCAGGTAATTTCGTTTGGGAGGCTTTGAATAATAAACTTAATGTATCGTGGGTAAAAGAAGAGGATGTATCGGGATACATAGTGCTATATAATGGAGAAGAAATATACTCTGACAAAAATATATTTGAGGGTAAAAACGAATTAAATAAATGCAACATACGTGTTAGAAGTATAAACAATGGTAAATCCAGTAAATTCAGTGATAGACTTATTATTCCAAAAGCTGAGGATGTGTGTATTATAGCTAAGACTATTGGTGGAGGGGAAAAAGATGGTATGCTTCCAACTGACATAATTCTTATGACAGATAAAGGTATATTCAAAGAAAATGGTAATTATAATAAATCCACAATACATATTAGTAGAGATACTTTACCCTATGGAATGAAGCAGGGAAGTGTTAATAGAATAGATGATAGTATGGTTGATATAGAACTTGAAAGGAACGACTCATTTGTGTTAACTGAGGATGCAAAACTTAGTATAAAAGTGTCTAGACATCTATTGAACGGGGATTGTGATGAGGATGTAGAAATTTTGGTGCCGGTTCTTGCAAATAATAAGTATTATATCCATAAAATGAGGTTTAGTTTTAGCGGAGCAAATGAGGGGAAAATTGTTGGTACAAGAGATAATATGGAGTATAGTGTTGATGGAGGAGTAACGTATACAAATTGTGACAACAAAAGTACGACGCTTACGAAAGACGATCTGAAAAAGATAAATGAGATTGATGGCATCATAGTAAGGGAAAAAAAGGAAGAGGATAAGTATATTTATCATGTAATAAATATACTTAACAACAACAGGAAGCCTGCATTAGTAATAGACCATAATAATAAGTTGTTAAGAGGATTAACTAATGATATGGAGTTTAGTTTTGATGGGGTCAATTGGAATGATAATATAGATGAGTTAAAAGATATAGATTCATTAGTTGCAGTAAGGTATAAAGGGAAAGGAAGAGTAAAATATGGAGAAAGTACAATTTATGATTTCCGTAACAGATAG